From Pseudomonas poae, the proteins below share one genomic window:
- a CDS encoding L-cystine transporter → MNLPLILNLLVFVALLLGLAQTRRTHWSLAKKVLFALVLGVLFGTALHTIYGDGNPVLKASIGWFDLVGNGYVQLLQMIVIPLVFASILSAVARLHNASSLGKISFLTIGTLLFTTAIAALIGIGLTNLFGLTAEGLVAGTQEMARLQVIQSDYAGKVADLNIPQLLLSFVPANPFADLARAKPTSIISVVIFAAFLGVAALQLLKDDVEKGQKVLNAIDTLQAWVMRLVRLVMKLTPYGVLALMTKVVAGSNLQDIIKLGSFVVVSYLALGLMFVVHGLLLSLAGINPLRFFRKVWPVLTFAFTSRSSAAAIPLSIEAQTRRLGIPQSIAGFAASFGATIGQNGCAGLYPAMLAVMVAPTVGINPLDPLWIATLVAIVTLSSAGVAGVGGGATFAALIVLPAMGLPVSLVALLISVEPLIDMGRTALNVNGSMTAGAITSQIMGQTDKALLDADEHAELAQV, encoded by the coding sequence ATGAATCTGCCCCTGATTCTCAACTTGCTGGTGTTCGTGGCCCTGTTGCTGGGCCTGGCACAAACCCGTCGTACTCACTGGAGCCTCGCCAAGAAGGTGCTGTTTGCCCTCGTGCTCGGCGTGCTGTTTGGTACGGCGCTGCACACGATTTATGGCGACGGTAACCCGGTGCTCAAAGCCTCCATCGGCTGGTTCGACCTGGTCGGTAATGGCTATGTGCAACTGCTGCAAATGATCGTGATCCCGCTGGTATTTGCCTCGATCCTCAGCGCCGTTGCGCGTCTGCATAACGCCTCGTCCCTGGGCAAGATCAGCTTCCTGACCATCGGCACGCTGTTGTTTACCACTGCAATCGCGGCGCTGATCGGTATCGGCCTGACCAACCTGTTCGGCCTCACCGCCGAAGGCCTGGTGGCCGGCACCCAGGAAATGGCGCGCCTGCAAGTGATCCAGAGTGATTACGCGGGCAAGGTGGCCGACCTGAATATCCCGCAATTGCTGCTGTCCTTCGTGCCGGCCAACCCGTTTGCCGACCTGGCCCGGGCCAAGCCGACGTCGATCATCAGTGTGGTGATTTTTGCCGCATTCCTGGGGGTTGCCGCGCTGCAACTGCTCAAGGACGACGTGGAAAAAGGCCAGAAAGTCCTGAACGCCATCGACACCCTGCAAGCCTGGGTGATGCGCCTGGTGCGCCTGGTGATGAAGCTGACCCCCTACGGCGTGCTGGCGCTGATGACCAAGGTGGTCGCCGGTTCCAACCTGCAAGACATCATCAAGCTCGGCAGTTTTGTGGTGGTGTCATACCTGGCGCTGGGCCTGATGTTTGTGGTGCACGGCCTGCTGCTGTCGCTGGCCGGGATCAACCCATTGCGGTTCTTCCGCAAGGTGTGGCCGGTGCTGACATTCGCCTTCACCAGCCGCTCCAGCGCGGCGGCGATCCCGCTGAGCATTGAAGCGCAGACCCGTCGTTTGGGGATTCCGCAATCCATCGCCGGGTTTGCCGCCTCGTTTGGCGCGACCATCGGCCAGAACGGCTGCGCTGGCCTCTACCCTGCGATGCTGGCGGTAATGGTCGCGCCGACCGTGGGCATCAACCCGCTGGACCCGCTGTGGATCGCGACCCTGGTGGCGATTGTGACCTTGAGTTCGGCCGGTGTGGCTGGCGTGGGCGGTGGTGCAACCTTCGCCGCGCTGATCGTGCTGCCCGCCATGGGCTTGCCGGTGTCACTGGTGGCGCTGCTGATTTCCGTGGAGCCGCTGATCGACATGGGCCGCACGGCGCTGAACGTGAATGGTTCGATGACGGCGGGTGCGATTACCAGCCAGATCATGGGGCAGACGGACAAGGCGCTGTTGGATGCCGATGAGCATGCTGAACTAGCGCAGGTTTAG
- a CDS encoding haloacid dehalogenase-like hydrolase — MKLAPTLLAAAFCLGLAGQAFAATELKHWPAPAAEQLNKMIAANANKGNFAVFDMDNTSYRYDLEESLLPYMENKGLITRDSMDPSLKLIPFKDTADHKESLFSYYYRLCEVDDMVCYPWVAQIFSGFTLKELKVQVDELMASGKPVPVTYFEGDVVKNSEVQPPKVFTGQAELYNKLMENGIEVYVMTAASEELVRMVAADPKYGYNVKPENVIGVTTLLKDRKTGELTTARKQIAAGKYDEKANLGLELTPYLWTPATWMAGKHAAILTYIDEWKKPVIVGGDTPTSDGYMLFHDVDVAKGGIHLWINRKDKYMTQLNGMMAKHAAAQAKEGLPVTADKNWVIVKPEEIQ, encoded by the coding sequence ATGAAGCTCGCGCCAACTTTACTTGCCGCCGCCTTCTGCCTCGGCCTCGCCGGCCAGGCATTTGCCGCCACCGAGTTGAAACACTGGCCGGCGCCCGCCGCCGAGCAGTTGAACAAGATGATCGCCGCCAACGCCAACAAGGGTAACTTCGCGGTGTTCGACATGGACAACACCAGCTACCGCTACGACCTCGAAGAATCCTTGCTGCCGTACATGGAAAACAAGGGCCTGATCACCCGGGACAGCATGGACCCGTCCCTCAAGCTGATCCCGTTCAAAGACACCGCCGACCACAAGGAAAGCCTGTTCAGCTACTACTATCGCCTGTGCGAAGTGGATGACATGGTCTGCTACCCGTGGGTCGCGCAGATTTTTTCAGGCTTCACCCTCAAGGAACTGAAGGTCCAGGTTGACGAGTTGATGGCCTCCGGCAAACCGGTGCCGGTCACCTATTTTGAAGGCGACGTGGTGAAAAACTCCGAGGTGCAGCCGCCCAAGGTCTTCACCGGCCAGGCTGAGCTGTACAACAAGCTGATGGAAAACGGCATCGAGGTCTACGTCATGACCGCCGCCTCGGAAGAGCTGGTGCGCATGGTCGCCGCCGATCCGAAGTATGGCTACAACGTCAAACCTGAAAACGTCATTGGCGTGACCACCCTGCTCAAGGATCGCAAGACCGGCGAGCTGACCACCGCACGCAAACAGATCGCCGCCGGCAAATATGACGAGAAAGCCAACCTCGGCCTGGAGTTGACGCCCTACCTGTGGACCCCGGCGACCTGGATGGCCGGCAAGCACGCGGCGATCCTGACCTATATCGACGAATGGAAAAAACCGGTGATCGTCGGCGGCGACACACCGACCAGCGACGGTTACATGCTGTTCCACGATGTGGACGTGGCCAAAGGCGGCATCCACCTGTGGATCAACCGCAAGGACAAATACATGACCCAGCTTAACGGCATGATGGCCAAGCATGCGGCGGCGCAGGCCAAGGAAGGGCTGCCGGTGACGGCGGACAAGAACTGGGTGATCGTCAAGCCGGAGGAGATTCAGTAA
- a CDS encoding RNA polymerase sigma factor: MLSWNLQIARLFAEQKKALEAFVTRRTGSAQVAADLTQESFLRLARLDSGEKIDNLPAFLFTIASNLVRDHQRQAIRRERLDAGEPSEELPCTNPGADEQLAAYQQEQLMQDAILALPEATRQIFLLYHVDELSYREIGERLSITARSVEYQLRRALIECRAYIKTRLACDEQGRRS, translated from the coding sequence GTGCTCTCCTGGAATTTGCAGATCGCGCGCCTGTTCGCGGAGCAGAAGAAAGCCCTCGAAGCCTTCGTCACTCGCCGCACCGGCAGCGCCCAGGTGGCCGCCGACCTGACCCAGGAATCGTTCCTGCGCCTGGCGCGCCTGGACTCCGGCGAGAAAATCGATAACCTCCCGGCCTTTCTCTTCACCATCGCCAGCAACCTGGTGCGCGATCACCAGCGCCAGGCCATCCGCCGTGAGCGCCTGGATGCGGGCGAGCCCAGCGAAGAACTGCCCTGCACCAACCCCGGTGCCGACGAACAATTGGCCGCCTACCAGCAGGAACAGCTGATGCAGGACGCGATCCTGGCGCTGCCCGAAGCGACTCGGCAGATCTTCCTGCTTTATCATGTCGACGAACTTTCCTACCGCGAGATTGGCGAACGCCTGTCGATCACTGCGCGCAGTGTGGAATACCAATTGCGTCGGGCCTTGATTGAATGCCGCGCCTACATCAAGACGCGGCTTGCCTGCGATGAACAAGGACGTCGGTCATGA
- a CDS encoding FecR family protein: protein MTATPTADALFEEASGWYFRLQAEDVTAAEMDAFAAWLGQGQAQDEAWQEVQAMLGGLREPARQVRRAEQAAWRKPALRWRRWACAAAVLLAVGLTLPNTPWLDRLRADYATGTGESRTIELADGSHLQLNTDSAVQIRMSAGERQVRLLRGEGFFEVTKDPTRPFVVQSGEGWVRVVGTQFSVARRDAQTRVQVAQGKVQVSAGSGAPVYLEPGRAVEYQGRQLAEAHGFDPASGFAWRQRQLVFRQQPLSEVVSELNRYWPGTTFVLGDALRNRVVSGVFEIDKPDAVIKALEYTLNLRAEHYTPYLLVLREGKAS from the coding sequence ATGACTGCCACACCCACTGCCGACGCATTGTTCGAAGAGGCGTCCGGCTGGTATTTCCGCCTGCAGGCCGAGGACGTGACTGCCGCCGAAATGGACGCCTTCGCCGCTTGGCTGGGCCAGGGCCAGGCCCAGGATGAAGCCTGGCAGGAAGTGCAGGCGATGCTCGGCGGCCTGCGCGAACCGGCACGGCAGGTGCGTCGTGCCGAACAAGCCGCCTGGCGCAAACCGGCCCTGCGCTGGCGGCGCTGGGCGTGCGCGGCCGCCGTGTTGCTGGCGGTGGGGCTCACGCTACCCAACACCCCCTGGCTGGACCGTTTGCGTGCGGACTACGCCACCGGCACCGGCGAATCGCGCACCATCGAACTGGCCGACGGTTCCCACTTGCAACTCAATACCGACAGCGCGGTGCAAATCCGTATGAGCGCGGGTGAGCGGCAGGTTCGCTTGTTGCGTGGCGAAGGCTTTTTCGAGGTGACCAAGGACCCGACGCGGCCCTTTGTGGTGCAGTCCGGCGAGGGTTGGGTGAGGGTGGTCGGTACGCAATTCAGCGTGGCGCGGCGCGATGCCCAGACGCGAGTGCAAGTGGCGCAGGGCAAGGTGCAGGTCAGCGCCGGCAGCGGCGCGCCGGTGTACCTGGAGCCGGGGCGGGCCGTGGAGTATCAGGGCCGGCAATTGGCCGAGGCCCACGGTTTTGACCCGGCCAGTGGCTTTGCCTGGCGCCAGCGCCAACTGGTGTTTCGTCAGCAGCCGTTGTCGGAAGTGGTCAGCGAGTTGAACCGCTACTGGCCTGGCACGACCTTCGTGCTGGGCGATGCACTGCGCAACCGGGTGGTATCCGGCGTCTTCGAAATCGACAAACCCGACGCCGTGATCAAGGCGCTGGAATACACCCTCAACCTGCGCGCCGAGCATTACACCCCGTATTTGCTGGTGTTGCGTGAAGGTAAGGCGTCGTAA